Proteins from one Ananas comosus cultivar F153 linkage group 5, ASM154086v1, whole genome shotgun sequence genomic window:
- the LOC109710431 gene encoding ribosome production factor 2 homolog: protein MQIKTPKTHRGKRELEKRAPKLVENGKKTLILHGTKTSAVLNTVLTEIYHLKRGSAIKYSKKNDNIRPFESGGETSLEFFSLKTDCSLFVFGSHSKKRPNNLVLGRTYDNHIYDLVEVGVDNFRSMESFVYDKKLTPKIGTKPFFAFIGDNFESSEELKHLKEVLLDLFRGEVVENLNLAGVDRVFMCTALSSTTVFMSHCALRLKRSGTSVPRMELVEVGPSMDLVVRRHRLPNESLKKEAMKAAPDQPKKIKNVTSDVVQGKVGTIYIPDQQVGGMPLSNKVRGLKRERRVAKKNNSGGEDQSKKRKANPE from the exons ATGCAAATAAAGACTCCAAAGACCCATCGGGGCAAGAGGGAGCTTGAAAAGCGTGCCCCAAAACTT GTTGAGAATGGGAAGAAAACACTTATTCTTCATGGCACTAAGACCAGCGCCGTATTGAACACAGTGTTGACCGAAATCTATCACTTGAAAAGAGGTAGTGCTATAAAGTATTCCAAGAAGAACGACAACATCAGGCCATTTGAAAGTGGCGGAGAGACGTCATTGGAGTTCTTCTCCCTCAAAACTGACTGCAGCCTATTCGTG TTTGGTTCTCATTCAAAGAAAAGACCCAACAACCTTGTTCTCGGGAGGACTTACGATAATCATATATATGATCTTGTTGAAGTAGGAGTGGACAACTTTAGGTCAATGGAATCCTTTGTGTACGATAAGAAGCTAACACCGAAAATTGGGACAAAACCTTTCTTTGCCTTCATCGGAGATAATTTTGAGAGTTCGGAAGAATTGAAGCACTTGAAGGAAGTACTACTCGATCTTTTTAGAGGAGAG GTTGTGGAAAATTTAAACCTTGCGGGTGTAGACCGGGTTTTCATGTGCACTGCTCTCTCTTCGACCACGGTGTTTATGTCGCATTGTGCTCTTCGGCTTAAAAGGTCGGGGACATCTGTACCTAGAATGGAGTTGGTGGAAGTGGGACCCTCGATGGACTTGGTAGTTCGACGGCACCGACTTCCAAATGAGAGTTTGAAGAAAGAAGCGATGAAGGCTGCTCCCGATCAGCCTAAGAAG ATTAAGAATGTCACGAGCGATGTGGTTCAGGGTAAAGTAGGGACGATCTATATTCCGGATCAACAG GTTGGTGGGATGCCTTTATCAAACAAGGTGAGGGGCCTGAAGAGAGAGCGCCGTGTGGCTAAGAAAAACAATTCTGGCGGAGAGGATCAATCAAAGAAGAGGAAAGCAAATCCAGAGTGA
- the LOC109710430 gene encoding glyceraldehyde-3-phosphate dehydrogenase 3, cytosolic-like: MGKIKLGINGFGRIGRLVARVALLSDDVELVAVNDPFITPEYMTYMFKYDTVHGKWKHHEISVKDDKTLLFGKKPVAVFGIKNPEEIPWAETGAEYIVESTGVFTEKEKAAAHLKGGAKKVIISAPSKDAPMFVVGVNEKEYKSDINIVSNASCTTNCLAPLAKVIHDKFGIVEGLMTTVHSITATQKTVDGPSSKDWRGGRAASFNIIPSSTGAAKAVGKVLPALNGKLTGMSFRVPTIDVSVVDLTVRLEKGATYDEIKAAIKAESEGKLKGIIGYVEDDLVSTDFIGDSRSSIFDAKAGIALNKNFVKLVAWYDNEWGYSCRCVDLVRHMHSVA, translated from the exons ATGG GGAAGATCAAGCTCGGCATCAACG ggtttgggaggaTCGGTAGGTTGGTGGCGAGGGTGGCGCTCCTGAGCGACGATGTGGAGCTCGTGGCCGTGAATGATCCCTTCATCACCCCCGAGTACATG ACGTACATGTTCAAGTATGATACAGTACATGGTAAATGGAAGCACCATGAGATCAGCGTGAAGGACGATAAGACTCTTCTCTTCGGCAAGAAACCAGTCGCTGTTTTTGGCATTAA GAATCCTGAGGAGATCCCATGGGCCGAGACCGGTGCCGAGTATATCGTGGAGTCTACCGGTGTCTTCACAGAGAAAGAGAAGGCTGCTGCTCATCTCAag GGTGGCGCCAAGAAGGTGATCATCTCTGCTCCAAGCAAGGATGCTCCCATGTTTGTGGTTGGCGTGAATGAGAAAGAGTACAAGTCTGACATTAATATTGTCTCAAATGCTAGCTGCACCACTAACTGTCTTGCTCCCCTAGCCAAG GTTATTCATGATAAATTTGGCATCGTTGAGGGTTTGATGACCACAGTTCACTCCATCACTG CCACTCAGAAGACTGTAGATGGCCCATCTAGCAAGGACTGGAGAGGTGGTCGTGCTGCTAGTTTTAACATCATCCCCAGCAGCACTGGTGCTGCCAAG GCCGTTGGCAAGGTGCTTCCGGCTTTGAACGGCAAATTGACTGGTATGTCTTTCCGTGTTCCAACTATCGATGTGTCCGTCGTGGATCTCACTGTGAGACTTGAGAAAGGAGCTACCTATGATGAGATTAAGGCTGCTATCAA GGCGGAGTCCGAGGGGAAACTCAAAGGAATAATTGGTTATGTTGAGGACGACTTGGTTTCCACGGACTTCATTGGTGACAGCAG GTCGAGCATTTTCGACGCCAAGGCTGGTATTGCTTTGAACAAGAACTTCGTCAAGCTCGTTGCTTGGTATGACAATGAATGGGGCTACAG TTGCCGCTGCGTGGACTTGGTCCGCCACATGCACAGCGTTGCCTAA